The DNA window tctgcaAATGTAcgaattcatttaaataaattgatgtgtaaatttgacaatttttttttaatatggttTGTTGCGTAAATGAAATGCAAATTcgcacaaaaacaaaacatcggTAATTACATTGCATGCACTTTTTCACATTAACTTTTCATGTAACTTATAGATTGTTAACTATTTTCTTTAAAGCAGCACCATGTTTAAAATTGCAGACAAGAGTATTTAATACCCGGAGAACAAGTTTTTAGgattttatttgaatgttttttctgttgttgtctCTACTGATTATACCTATGGGATCTGacataattaattaaatttaaagacatttctttttttcttttattttctcagTCAACGGTAACATGTGAAACATTTGTAGAAATGATGTTCGACAAACAATAACGTTTTTcaatagtaatcaaaggtaccaggattataattcactACCCCAGACGCGCATTTTGTTTACACACGACTCATCAATGACGATCAGGTCAAACTAGTTATAAATCAaagcaagtacaaagttgacgagcattaagaacccaaaattcccaaaaactGCTAActtaaggtaatatattcctgggaTCAAAAAATCCTTAAGTTtcgaaaaatataaagttttgtaacaggaaatttataaaaatggcattataattgatatttgaagTGCTGACaattgggctggtgataccttcgggggAGATAGTGttgtatttcatttgtttttgttttttgtcaattgtattttttctctttcaatAAGATCAACTTACTAAGCTTGGCGCCTCATGTGAGCAGTAAACCTCTTCTTCGTTATATGTACCAAAGACCCCGTAAGGAATTGCAAGGATACATCCAATCATCCATGAGGACATTGCCAATCCATATCGGTATAGTTTTCCTTTAGATGCAGATGCAAAGggttttaaaataacatatgcACGGTCAATTGATAAAATTACAATTGCATatgttgacacataaaatggAACCATTGAGAAATACGCGTAAAGAATATAACACGCGTGTGGATTCCATGAGACATTAAACCAATTGAACAGAGTTTCAGGCAGTACAAAACATATTCCCACGCAAAgatctgaaaataaaagtattgaaCGGAGTAACAAATCAAATGTATGTCTTGACAATTTTGCAAGCTTTTCTTTTGTGtgcaaaaataagttaaatataCATCAACAATATATACCGGGATACCACTTGTTTTCGCCAGACTGGCGTATACATGGTATAGTATATACAGGATCTCATTattgacgctcgaataaaacaTAGGAAAAAGGGAAAATGCATTATTAATTTTGCTCGTTTAGTTATCTTTTAATGTGTATCCGATCTGgttttttataacttattgtAGTTGTCTATTGTGTGTGcatgtttaaaaacaattccCGAAAATGTAAGGATATAATTATAATGCATGATTGTAGTTTGGCTTCGTAGTTGATGTACCGGAGTCAGCGATCAAAGGCTGTTTAATATTGcaaaatcatagaaaaaaaatgacacatttatttttagatttgtgGTAAACATGTTGAATAGCttataaatatgcaaaaaagtttgttaaaaagaaacactttatatttttgattgatATGTGCAAGACTCAAATTGACTTATTAATGttaacaaaagtaaaacaaattgcGTTGGTGCATGGGTTGTTCATTTGATTTCAATTAGGTATGAATGTATACAAAAGGGTACCTGCAATTGCCAAGTTCGCCACAAAAAATCTCATTCTAGATTTTGGTTTTCTTGATACTAATAACACTACCAccaatatatttagaaatattattCCAAGGAGAATAATCAAGGATATCCATTTCAGACCCTGTAACAGATAATATGTtgtgctttatttttaaaaacattttctttatataaaaggCACGGTAATCGAACTTCTCTAGAATCATGTTTTATGtctatatcatttaaaaaataccgTATTACTTAATAGAGAATATGAAAATTGTCCACTGTGATTCACCCTTATTaaggaaaaaagaaatgaacaaaCATCTCTCACtgtcaaaaatttaaaagtctGAAGGAGAggtaaattatgtataattgAATTGTAGATTCAAAAATATGTCTAAAATATATAAGCCCATCATAGGATTAgaatgatggtttttttttcgccaGACGCAGATTTCGGCAACAAAAGACCTATTGGGGAATATAAAAATTAGTTGTAAAAAGCAAACATTAACTGTATATAAAGCTATAGCTGTTCTCGTACCTATGCGAAatcccccctccccccaaaaaaaaatctgaacaaAACCAAATTTGAATTATGTCTGACTTTATAAGTTGATGTATCCTTAATATTAATAATCAATAAAAAGCATGCTGTTCCTTCACGAACCGTCTACAATGTAGGAGGTAAACCACGTAACTGTAACTTTATATTTCCTCGTTAGTTGATAAATTGAACAGAAATTTAACCTTTTTTGTTTGGTGTGAAAATGATTTAAACCAGAAGAAATGAATAAACTGTATCAAAGTAATGcttggtaaaaagtaaaatcacaaaacacaACGTAACCTACAACCGATAAAACATTATATGTAACTGATCAATTACGCACACAAAATTTCTGAACTTagagaaaaatcaattcgtaaaatcaataatcacatggcaaaatcaaataacaaaacgcattaaaaacgaatggacaagaactgtcatattcttgacctgatacaggcattttcaaatgtagaacatGGCATATTAAACCTGGTTATATAGCGCCAACCCTCTCACTTgaatgatttaaattgtaatcaGACTATAACATTTGTATAAAGTTAAACTTCTCATTATATGTGTAATTAAGACATGCATCAATACTATAAGTAGTATGACACATACAAGAACATATTATAAGCTTTAATTGGTATGATATGTGTAACTTTTCTAcatcaaaatacattttagagtactgtttttaaatttaccttATGGTGAAATAATCTATTATTTGCTGCAGCATAAATAATTTTAccttgtaattaaatatttaattatctcCTAAGAAATATATAATCTCACCTTTTCATCTATCATTTCTACGCTGCTCTTATAAgttttatttactattataCTCCAATTAACTGTCACGTTATATGTCATGGTATATCTGGATAGGCCTCTCAAGAAGTTTACTCAACACAATTGTATATACATCCGTGGTAAATGTTCCAATCAGTAAATGTGATTTGAAATTTCGTTTTGATTTGAAGTTTGTCAGACAAGATGTTATCTTAACTAAAACAAACTACGTGATATTTTGAAGGACTTGCAATTTAACTTGAGGATTTGGAACAATCAAACACGTTCTATTACACATACTCATTATAAAGTATAAACATAAAGTTGAAAATTGGCAACTTCCTGTAAACTGTTAGATAATTGAATTGTATGATTAAAAGTGTATCTTGTATCTAAGGAAAAGATGCTTTGATTCAATCGACATTAAACAAATGTAATGATCATATTGCAAACGTCGCTTTAAAGAGGTTAATGTTATTAATGATATTAAAAGTGAGAACGTATACATATTTAAGgcattaatttacatttatttcagaCGTCAATGtgtatttataataacattgtACTGTATTATAATGGATTTACCAAAGAAGGACACACCAGATGTATAACAATCATCTTTGAAGCCTTTTATGATGAAAATGAGATGAATGACCATGTAAAAaacatagatttaaaaaaaaatcattaatatttcCTTTTTGTAGGATTTTGTAGTGGTATAATTTTATATGCATAAGCATATTCAGTGTTGTATctgatgtaaaaaataaaaataattcactTATTATAGATACGCCGCCTTTCTGTTATATTACAGACTTTAATATTCTCTGTTCACTCTAGGGGTTTCATCAGCGCAGATGTTGTAGCAATCTCGTCTTTGTATCATATACATATCTAATAAAATACGGAGTattaaagtaaaacatttaCCATAATAAGTACAGATATATCAAGATAGACGTAAAGAATATTAAAGTAAAATGATGGGTACGATAACAACAATTGTATGACTTTTAACAATTCTTAGAAATGTCAATTCCAACACGAAATATAAACTCATCTTAACATTAAGAATGTTCGTTAGCAACACAATCATCATGACGGTTTTAATTGTCATACTTTTATTCCTTGTAGCTAAGATATTTTGCGTGACTCTTTTGCACTAAAACTCTTACATCGTCCTATGGTAACTTCCTTGTACAAAAAATGGATAAGTCAGTACCTTTCAGACTTCAAGCAAATGGACAATGTAACTCTCATGtactcttttattttatttcatcaaagtGATCTATCTTAAGAGTCAAATGTTGCTGATATATGTTCTATCACATGCTAT is part of the Mytilus trossulus isolate FHL-02 unplaced genomic scaffold, PNRI_Mtr1.1.1.hap1 h1tg000085l___fragment_1__unscaffolded, whole genome shotgun sequence genome and encodes:
- the LOC134699772 gene encoding uncharacterized protein LOC134699772 isoform X2 → MTYNVTVNWSIIVNKTYKSSVEMIDEKGLKWISLIILLGIIFLNILVVVLLVSRKPKSRMRFFVANLAIAGKLYRYGLAMSSWMIGCILAIPYGVFGTYNEEEVYCSHEAPSLVMLYLDLCTIIIIPLLIISVCYIIIIIKLCERKRGEIILDKDSDDDCDIDVKHQATTKAKVRTIKLVCVVFLDFNVLKKYLREKKQLKHYAILQADKIIIVRWNRACTLTH